From the genome of Triticum aestivum cultivar Chinese Spring chromosome 3B, IWGSC CS RefSeq v2.1, whole genome shotgun sequence, one region includes:
- the LOC123068322 gene encoding disease resistance protein RGA2, whose product MDVVGAASWLVQVVLEKLVSDGMDAAWAAARVADPNPDPGGDIHRLRSRLQGLHLVLSAAQERVPRARSEALLGSLRRLHGLASDADNLLDEMLYHQIHRQLHPDEGSETCSSSSVVQSVVSKIRGAKRARIGGDEDASTGRIDEILKQMCEAGDDVREALKMEKLDLVFTRGGHDAGMDRRGPTTAFVTEPKIFGRDAVKERIVETLVSAEACGVDLSVLPIVGNGGVGKTTLAQLVYNDARVKGCFSKRIWISVSADFDEVRLTREMLDCVSTGVSKHEGITNLNKLQEILDEDLKSKRMLLVLDDMWEDSDKSRWDKLLAPLRCSMNGNVILVTTRNHSVVKMISTVDPIHLDGLKDDDFWLMFKSCAFGDEKYEGHPGLQVIGQRIANKLKGYPLAAKSVGALLKRNLDGGHWMSVLQSDEWKLQQGPDDIIPALKLSFTHLPFHLQRCFSYCALFPKGHMFDGMELVRIWISQGFIPSGSKRMEETGYHYLNDLVDRGFFQRSTYYSMHDLIHDLAHIVSLDECHMLENFDSRSGTCHPTIRHLSINTRSAYKWNTSARHYSPNDNFQRKLAYIGGKVQTKTLSTLMLFGKYDEGFSETFSKVFKEVQHLRVLRLSVLTCSIDTLLSDFGKLIHLRYLELISSGPGGPLPEVICRLYHLQVLDVEYWVDLSALPLGMNNLLNLRHFVARGELHAKIAGVGRLKFLQELKEFRVGETEDFQIEQLNGLKELGGSLAIYNLENVGSREESKNAGLRDKIYIHDLLLSWCKNRFGVSSITEAEVLEGLLPSCGLKRLHITSYGGICSPTWLSSNFSLTSLESIYLENCTKWEILPPLGQFPLLKTLHLVQLSASTEVPVMSCDDWTGSEKHVIFPCLEELTIRDCPKLRLFALPQCSSSDKGFHSFCCLRRVNIYNCPQLVDLPQFGEMKSLSIMSIEGVGSFPDIRLFVRALHIKGSASVRTLDEILTSILTYYRLSGLVKLTIASFLDLAYLPWENFSRLLSLEMLVIMDCPKFFLPAYSYDQGVPSLLKKLVIQECGITGKQLSDLLLQLPFLYFLTIGSCPKIASLAVGGLITGNFSSSTSYNHYWTIDGLLQIPPDLLNRLEYLCIEDFPDLVLLCNEGFLGFISLKTLHITGCPQFFSIMTEKESSDSWSLLPPSIQDLMVTHMDNRLLSFMLSNLTSLSILAISRSPGLTSIVLHSCTSLETIIIEKCARLSALDSMGSLCSIKHMRIFECPSLAIPCGPSSPDGQNKDLYFLLHLEKLEIDNASFFSTTICKSLPSLQHVVFFMAKNVRSFTEEQDKALCHLTSLHILDFCYCSDLISLPKELHRLSSVKKLSIKACPGILSLPEMGLPASLQELYVSNCSTELKEQCRKIKNVRCVYVDRHASKFITICKMLRLYFRNQKK is encoded by the exons ATGGACGTCGTGGGCGCAGCGTCATGGCTTGTCCAGGTCGTGCTGGAGAAGCTCGTCAGCGATGGCATGGACGCCGCCTGGGCCGCGGCGCGCGTggccgaccccaaccccgaccccggaGGCGACATCCACCGGCTCCGCTCCCGCCTGCAAGGCCTCCACCTCGTCCTCTCCGCAGCCCAGGAGCGCGTGCCCAGGGCGCGCAGCGAGGCCCTGCTCGGCTCCCTGCGCCGCCTCCACGGGCTTGCCAGCGACGCCGacaacctgctcgacgaaatgctctACCACCAGATCCACCGCCAGCTCCATCCGGATGAGGGGAGCGAGACTTGCTCCTCGTCGTCAGTCGTCCAGTCAGTGGTCTCCAAGATTCGTGGTGCTAAAAGGGCACGAATTGGTGGGGACGAGGATGCCAGCACCGGTCGAATTGATGAGATCTTGAAGCAAATGTGTGAAGCTGGAGATGATGTTCGTGAGGCGCTCAAGATGGAGAAGCTGGACCTTGTTTTCACCCGCGGAGGTCATGATGCTGGTATGGATCGCCGGGGCCCGACAACAGCTTTTGTTACCGAGCCGAAGATATTTGGGAGGGATGCCGTGAAGGAGCGCATTGTGGAGACGCTGGTGAGTGCTGAGGCTTGTGGTGTCGATTTGTCAGTCCTTCCGATTGTTGGCAATGGTGGTGTTGGGAAAACTACTCTAGCACAACTCGTTTATAACGACGCAAGAGTGAAAGGTTGCTTCAGCAAGCGGATATGGATCTCGGTGTCTGCTGACTTTGATGAAGTAAGGCTCACACGTGAGATGCTGGACTGCGTGTCAACTGGTGTGAGCAAGCATGAAGGAATCACAAATCTGAATAAATTGCAAGAGATTCTTGATGAGGATTTGAAGTCGAAGCGCATGCTGCTTGTTTTGGACGATATGTGGGAGGACAGTGATAAAAGTCGCTGGGACAAGCTATTAGCACCACTAAGATGTTCAATGAATGGCAATGTGATCTTGGTCACAACTAGAAATCACTCTGTCGTGAAAATGATTTCTACTGTGGACCCTATACATTTAGATGGCCTGAAAGATGATGACTTTTGGCTTATGTTCAAGTCATGTGCATTTGGTGATGAGAAATATGAAGGACATCCAGGTTTACAGGTTATTGGGCAGCGGATAGCCAACAAGTTGAAGGGTTACCCCTTAGCTGCAAAAAGTGTTGGTGCACTGTTGAAAAGAAACCTTGATGGTGGGCACTGGATGTCAGTTTTGCAAAGTGATGAATGGAAGCTGCAGCAAGGGCCGGATGATATCATCCCTGCATTGAAACTTAGTTTCACACACTTGCCTTTCCATCTCCAAAGGTGTTTTTCTTATTGTGCACTATTTCCTAAAGGTCACATGTTTGATGGGATGGAATTGGTTCGCATTTGGATATCACAAGGTTTTATTCCTTCTGGAAGTAAGAGAATGGAGGAGACTGGTTATCATTACTTGAATGATTTAGTGGACCGAGGTTTTTTTCAAAGAAGCACATACTATTCTATGCATGATCTGATTCATGACCTGGCACATATAGTTTCTTTAGACGAATGTCATATGTTGGAAAATTTTGATTCAAGAAGTGGAACATGTCACCCAACTATTCGACACCTATCTATCAATACAAGATCTGCTTATAAGTGGAACACAAGTGCCCGTCATTATTCTCCCAACGATAACTTTCAGAGAAAGCTGGCTTACATTGGTGGAAAAGTGCAGACCAAAACGTTGAGCACATTAATGTTATTTGGGAAGTATGATGAAGGGTTTTCTGAAACTTTTTCCAAGGTATTCAAAGAGGTGCAGCATCTTCGCGTTTTGAGGCTATCCGTACTAACTTGCAGCATAGACACTCTTCTTAGTGACTTTGGCAAATTGATCCATCTTCGCTATCTTGAACTAATATCAAGTGGACCAGGTGGACCCTTGCCAGAGGTTATATGTCGACTTTATCATCTCCAGGTTCTTGATGTAGAGTATTGGGTGGATCTTTCTGCTTTACCACTTGGCATGAACAATCTTTTGAACTTGAGGCATTTTGTTGCTCGAGGCGAATTGCATGCAAAGATTGCTGGAGTTGGAAGGCTAAAGTTCCTCCAAGAATTGAAGGAATTCCGAGTGGGAGAGACTGAAGACTTTCAGATTGAACAGTTGAATGGGTTAAAAGAATTGGGAGGATCTCTTGCAATTTACAATCTGGAGAATGTGGGTAGTAGGGAGGAGTCTAAGAATGCTGGATTAAGGGACAAGATATACATCCATGATCTGTTGCTTTCATGGTGTAAGAATCGGTTTGGTGTGAGTTCTATTACAGAGGCAGAGGTGCTTGAGGGTCTTCTTCCAAGTTGTGGGCTCAAGCGCCTTCATATAACTAGTTATGGAGGTATTTGTTCCCCGACATGGTTGAGCTCCAATTTTTCACTCACCAGCTTAGAGTCCATCTATCTTGAGAATTGCACAAAATGGGAGATACTTCCGCCACTTGGGCAATTTCCACTTCTTAAAACACTACATTTGGTACAGTTGTCTGCTTCAACAGAAGTACCAGTTATGTCCTGTGACGATTGGACTGGGTCTGAAAAGCATGTCATTTTTCCATGTCTAGAAGAACTTACAATAAGAGATTGCCCTAAACTAAGGTTATTTGCATTACCTCAATGTTCTTCCAGTGACAAAGGCTTTCACTCATTTTGTTGCCTCCGTCGTGTTAACATTTACAACTGTCCTCAGCTAGTTGACTTACCCCAGTTTGGTGAGATGAAATCTCTATCCATAATGTCTATTGAGGGAGTAGGATCATTTCCTGACATCAGATTATTTGTGCGAGCATTACATATCAAAGGGAGTGCTAGTGTGAGAACCTTGGATGAGATATTAACATCAATTTTGACTTACTACAGGCTTAGCGGGCTTGTGAAATTAACAATTGCAAGCTTCCTTGATCTAGCATATTTGCCCTGGGAAAATTTCAGCCGACTTCTCTCCTTGGAGATGCTGGTAATTATGGATTGTCCAAAGTTTTTCTTGCCTGCTTATTCGTATGATCAAGGAGTCCCATCTTTGCTCAAGAAGCTTGTAATCCAAGAATGTGGTATAACCGGGAAGCAGTTATCTGACTTGCTGTTGCAACTGCCCTTCCTTTATTTCTTGACTATTGGAAGCTGTCCAAAAATAGCATCCTTGGCAGTTGGTGGTCTGATTACTGGGAATTTCAGCTCCTCAACATCTTACAACCACTACTGGACAATTGATGGCTTGTTGCAAATCCCACCTGACCTCTTAAATCGGCTTGAGTATTTGTGCATAGAAGACTTCCCAGATCTGGTTCTTCTGTGCAATGAAGGCTTTCTTGGATTTATCTCACTCAAAACACTGCACATAACAGGGTGCCCACAATTTTTTTCTATAATGACAGAAAAAGAATCCAGTGACAGCTGGTCCCTCCTACCACCATCGATACAAGACCTTATGGTTACTCACATGGATAACAGGTTGCTGTCTTTCATGCTTTCTAATCTCACCTCATTGTCCATCTTGGCAATATCACGGAGTCCAGGGCTGACATCTATTGTTCTCCATTCTTGCACATCTTTAGAAACAATTATTATTGAGAAATGTGCTAGGTTATCTGCTCTGGACAGCATGGGGTCTCTCTGCAGCATCAAGCACATGCGGATATTTGAATGTCCCAGTTTAGCTATACCGTGCGGCCCTTCATCTCCAGATGGGCAGAACAAGGATCTGTACTTTTTACTGCATCTAGAGAAGCTTGAGATTGATAATGCTTCATTCTTTAGCACAACAATTTGCAAGAGCCTCCCCTctctccaacatgtggtgtttttcATG GCGAAGAATGTGAGATCGTTCACAGAAGAACAAGACAAAGCACTTTGTCACCTTACATCTCTTCATATTCTTGATTTTTGCTATTGCTCTGATCTCATATCGCTGCCTAAGGAACTGCATCGTCTTTCTTCCGTCAAGAAACTATCTATCAAGGCTTGTCCAGGAATTCTATCATTACCAGAAATGGGCCTGCCGGCTTCCCTGCAGGAGCTGTATGTGAGCAACTGCAGTACAGAACTAAAGGAACAGTGCAGAAAGATAAAAAACGTTAGATGCGTTTATGTTGATAGACATGCAAGCAAGTTCATAACTATATGCAAGATGTTACGGCTGTATTTTAG GAACCAGAAAAAGTGA